GCGCCCGGAGCTGGCCGATGTGCTGGGCGAGCAGCCCTTCCGGCACCCGGTCGGGCGCCGGCATCACTACTCGAACCCCGGCTTCACGCTGTTGGGCGCGCTGGTCGAGGAGGTGCGGGGTGCCCCCTGGGAAGAGGTGCTGCGGCGCGAGGTGCTCGAACCGCTGGGCCTGCACCGTACGAGCGGTAAGCCGCAGGCGCCGCACGCGGGCGGCTGGGCCGTCCATCCCTGGGCGCACGTGATGATGCCCGAGCCCGCGGAGGATCTCGGCCGGATGGCCCCAGCCGGACAACTGTGGTCCACCACCGGTGACTTGGCGCGCTTCGCCGTCTTCCTGGCCCAGGGCGACGACCGGGTGCTGAGCGCGGAATCCGTACGGGAGATGCGTACGCCTGCCGCGCCGCCCGAGACGGAGGAACTGGCTGCTGGTTCCGCCTACGGCCTCGGCATGCAGCTCATGCACCGTGACGGCCGGATGCTGGTCGGGCACTCCGGCTCTCTGCCGGGCTTCCTTGCCGGTCTCGTGATCGGCGTGGAGGACGATGTGGCGGCGGTCGTGCTGACCAACTGCACCTCGGGTCCGTCCGCGTTCACCGTCGCCGCGGATCTCGTACAGATCGTCGCGGAGGCCGAGCCTAGGATTCCCGAACCGTGGCGGCCGATGACCGAAGTTGACAGTGCCGTACTGGAGCTGGTGGGGCAGTGGTACTGGGGGACTCAGGGCTTCGGGTTGCGGTTGCTGGTCGGCGGCGAGGTCGCGTTGGACCCACTGTCCGGCGTCGGAAGGCGCTCGCACTTCCGGGCGAACGGTGACGGGACCTGGACGGGGCTCGATGGCTATTACGCAGGGGAGCTTCTGCGGGCCGTGCGGCACCCGGACGGCTCCGTGAGCCATCTCGACCTCGGGTCGTTCGTCTTCACGCGCCAGCCCTACGACGAGGGGGCTCCTGTGCCAGGTGGGGTGGATCCCGAGGGCTGGCGAGGGATCCAGTAGACGGCGCCATCGTGAGGAGGCGGCCTGTTTCACGTGAAACAGGCCGCCTTTCGCATGCAGGGCGCGCCTCAGAGCGGCAGCTTGAAACCCACGTGCGAGGCCGTGAAGCCGAGCCGCATGTAGAAGCGATGGGCGTCGGTACGGGTGGCGTCGGAGGTCAGCTGTACCAACTGGCACTTCTGGCGCCGGGATTCGTCGATCGCCCACTCGATGAACTGGGTGCCGAGGCCGCTGCCGCGCTCGTCCGCGTGGACGCGTACGCCTTCGATGACGGAGCGGGTCGCTCCCTTGTGGGACAGTCCGGGAATCATGGTGAGCTGAAGCGTGCCGACCACGCGGCCTTCGCGTACGGCGACGACCAGGTGCTGGTTCGGGTCGTTGCTCAGGCGCTCGAGCGCGGCCAGATACGGGGTCAGGTCCTCCGGAGACTCCCGCTGGGCGCCCAGGGGGTCGTCCGCGAGCATCGCGACGATGGCGGGCACGTCGGCAGCGACAGCGGCTCGTATTTCAAGATCTCCCATGCCCACAGCCTAGGCGGGCACGTTCATGGCGCCCACGGTTGACGCGGGCACGCTTGCCGACTCCACGGCCCGGACCAGCGGGGCCAGTTCCGGGTTCTTGGCCG
This genomic interval from Streptomyces dengpaensis contains the following:
- a CDS encoding GNAT family N-acetyltransferase, whose amino-acid sequence is MGDLEIRAAVAADVPAIVAMLADDPLGAQRESPEDLTPYLAALERLSNDPNQHLVVAVREGRVVGTLQLTMIPGLSHKGATRSVIEGVRVHADERGSGLGTQFIEWAIDESRRQKCQLVQLTSDATRTDAHRFYMRLGFTASHVGFKLPL
- a CDS encoding serine hydrolase domain-containing protein → MTTLQEDVLPATRRALLHRIAVAQAEGRTPSLVAAVVRGGQTVWNGARTSVDGHGPDENVQYRIGSITKTFTAVLVLRLRDEGVLDLGDPLEKHLPGTGAGEVTIAELLAHTSGLAAESPGPWWERTPGSLRPELADVLGEQPFRHPVGRRHHYSNPGFTLLGALVEEVRGAPWEEVLRREVLEPLGLHRTSGKPQAPHAGGWAVHPWAHVMMPEPAEDLGRMAPAGQLWSTTGDLARFAVFLAQGDDRVLSAESVREMRTPAAPPETEELAAGSAYGLGMQLMHRDGRMLVGHSGSLPGFLAGLVIGVEDDVAAVVLTNCTSGPSAFTVAADLVQIVAEAEPRIPEPWRPMTEVDSAVLELVGQWYWGTQGFGLRLLVGGEVALDPLSGVGRRSHFRANGDGTWTGLDGYYAGELLRAVRHPDGSVSHLDLGSFVFTRQPYDEGAPVPGGVDPEGWRGIQ